DNA sequence from the Pseudophryne corroboree isolate aPseCor3 chromosome 6, aPseCor3.hap2, whole genome shotgun sequence genome:
AATGTTTTTTAGGTTCATGGACAAGAAGCTATCATGTGAGTACGGTTTGTTGTGTGTAACAGTATTCTCCTTGGTTATAAAGTTCCAACTATTATATTGCACTGTACATTGAGGAGATCATGATATACATAAATAATATACAATCACATGAATCAAGGTAATGGTGGCAGTAATATTGTAACACATTGCTCACCACTCTACACCATGTTGCTCTTCTAGTTTTTGTGAGCCGACTTAAGCTAGTTTACACTCTAATTTATATTTGCATTGTTCTCTTGGTAATGTAGTCTTAAACCCTGATTCAAGTAGACTGCAGCATAATGCTGGTTGAATGCTTTCCTAACAAAACGAACTGTAAACCGGAGAAGCGTGTGATCCCTGTAGAATAGTATACAGTCCgtgtacaccaggcatgtccaaactgcagccctccagctgttgagaaactacacatcccagcatgccctgacacagttttgctgtcagagaatgctaaagctgtgtcagggcatgctgggatgtgtagtttctcaacagctggagggccgcagtttggacatgcctagtGTACACGGATTCCTGACGATATGCACAAGGGGGCCAGATTGCAATAGATAAGACGTTTTGTGTAATGTGTTCATAATACATCGTACGTTACAGCTCTATGCAAGTTGTGTAAGCCTTTTTCTTTTTGCAGTAAAATTAAATGGTGGTAGACATGTCCAAGGAATTCTACGAGGATTTGACCCATTTATGAACCTGGTGATAGATGAGTCCACAGAGGTGTCGGGAAGCGGGCACCAAAACACAATTGGCATGGTAGTAAGTACGATAAGTCATAAGAAATATGATCTTGCTGTTGGAGAAATGATCAGCAGAGTTTTATGTGTTGGTCTCTGTTGTATAAAGTGACCATTACTTGAAACCCTAAACTAAGTACACTGTAATCTTCCAGGACTGCAACCCTTTCcatatagagcaggcctggccagccTGTGGCTCTTCAGCTGCTGTAAAACTGCAagccccagcatgctctgccacagttttgctattagagaatgctaaaattgtggcagggcatgctgggatatgtagtttcacaacagctggagagccacaggttggccaggcctgatatagagGAGTAGGCTTGCAATACTATCCAGAACAGTCATAAAttacgcaggttctgtggctgattaaaaccaggtgaaatgcagcttgaagtcagccagccacagaacctgtgtaattcatgagtgtcccagtttaaaggtacAGTACGGTAAGCCTATATATGAGAACTGGACAATCTGTTTAAGTGAAAATCCTCTGTTATGAGCAGTTTGGAAATTTAGTCCTGATCACTGTATTCCATTCTCTATCTCCAGGTTATACGAGGAAACAGCATTATAATGTTGGAAGCATTGGAAAGAGTATAATAGTCAAGATGGACTGACCAAACCCTTTACTAGGTCCCAACCCTCAGTGATTCTGTAGAAGACTAGCACCTAGATGTGTGACCTGCTTCTTACTTGTGTTGTGTACTGTCTTTTCTCTTTTGTATTAAAAGTTTTCAGTTAAATGGATGTATGTTGCTTTTTATAGTTACATTTGACAAATACTAAAATAGAACTTCTGAAATCTCGCTGACGCGCTGCATTTATTTAATCACAAAAAAACGAACGTGCTATGGTGTGGCAGTATTTTTAATAGAACCTGCTGAGAACTATAGTAAAGTTTAACATTTAAGCAATAATATATAGAAGATGCTTGCCTTGTATTTGttctttctgctgcgggatacactgggctccacaagtctggacaatggggtgtagagtaggatcttgatccgaggcaccaacagactcaaagctttgactgttcccagaatgcacagcgccgcatcctatatcaccccgcctcccagcacaggagctcagttt
Encoded proteins:
- the SNRPG gene encoding small nuclear ribonucleoprotein G, which produces MSKAHPPELKKFMDKKLSLKLNGGRHVQGILRGFDPFMNLVIDESTEVSGSGHQNTIGMVVIRGNSIIMLEALERV